In Streptosporangiales bacterium, a genomic segment contains:
- a CDS encoding sensor histidine kinase, protein MWVNLPAAVAIAAPVAVRRVWPLLSAVVLWGGLILVEAATHGNGMFALVLVMYTTGLLARGRRAVAGLLIGLPASVAAAVVDPSPTFWLLALLPVDVAAVGAWATGRAVRTRREYLAREASHRTERAVAEERMRIARDMHDVVAHSMSLITVQAGVAALAVEVRPDAAAEALRSIERTGRASVAEMRRMLGVLRSASEDLEIERAPAPDLDGLPELAEGARQAGVRVAMNVTGSADLPDGMALSVYRIVQEALTNVVKHAAPAQCQVDVAVDRGWVTIEVVDDGPGARVLPGSADGHGLVGMRERVAMYGGRFTADPRPGGGFGVTASWELT, encoded by the coding sequence GTGTGGGTCAACCTGCCGGCCGCCGTGGCGATCGCGGCGCCCGTTGCCGTACGGCGGGTCTGGCCGTTGCTGTCGGCCGTCGTCCTGTGGGGCGGGCTGATCCTGGTGGAGGCGGCGACACACGGCAACGGGATGTTCGCCCTGGTGCTGGTGATGTACACGACCGGGCTGCTCGCGCGCGGACGCCGAGCAGTCGCCGGGCTGCTGATCGGGCTGCCGGCGTCGGTGGCAGCCGCCGTCGTGGATCCGTCACCTACGTTCTGGCTGCTCGCGTTGCTGCCCGTCGACGTGGCCGCGGTGGGCGCCTGGGCCACCGGCCGCGCCGTCCGCACACGCCGGGAGTACCTCGCGCGGGAAGCCAGCCACCGCACCGAGCGCGCTGTCGCCGAGGAGCGGATGCGGATCGCACGGGACATGCACGACGTCGTGGCACACAGCATGAGCCTGATCACCGTGCAGGCGGGCGTCGCGGCACTCGCCGTCGAGGTACGCCCGGACGCAGCAGCCGAGGCGCTGCGGAGCATCGAGCGGACCGGACGCGCGTCCGTGGCAGAGATGCGCAGGATGCTCGGCGTGCTGCGCTCCGCCTCGGAGGATCTCGAGATCGAACGCGCACCGGCACCGGATCTCGACGGCCTGCCCGAGCTGGCCGAAGGAGCCAGGCAGGCGGGCGTCCGGGTTGCCATGAACGTGACGGGGTCGGCCGACCTCCCCGACGGGATGGCCCTGTCGGTCTACCGGATCGTCCAGGAGGCCCTGACCAACGTGGTCAAGCACGCCGCTCCCGCACAGTGCCAGGTCGACGTGGCCGTCGACCGCGGATGGGTCACGATCGAGGTGGTCGACGATGGTCCCGGTGCACGGGTGCTCCCTGGGTCGGCCGACGGGCACGGCCTGGTCGGCATGCGGGAACGGGTGGCAATGTACGGCGGCCGGTTCACCGCCGACCCGCGTCCCGGCGGGGGATTCGGTGTCACCGCGTCCTGGGAGCTCACGTGA
- a CDS encoding response regulator yields the protein MIRVLIADDQELLRASFRLLIEMAPDISVAGEAADGAEAVRLARSESPDVVLMDVRMPGMDGTDATRRITGPRVLILTTFDLDEYVYAALRAGASGFLLKDTPPEELLRAIRVVAAGEALLAPTVTSRLIATFVDRPAKPTAHRSLDGVTGRERQVLELVARGLSNAEIAAELHLVTATVKTHVSRLLAKLHARDRIQLVIAAYESGLVSVSDG from the coding sequence GTGATCCGGGTGCTGATCGCGGACGACCAGGAGCTGCTCCGCGCGAGCTTCCGCCTCCTGATCGAGATGGCCCCAGACATCTCCGTCGCGGGTGAGGCGGCGGACGGCGCCGAAGCGGTCAGGCTCGCCCGCAGCGAGTCCCCGGACGTCGTGCTGATGGACGTCCGAATGCCGGGGATGGACGGCACCGACGCCACCCGGCGGATCACCGGCCCGCGGGTGCTCATCCTTACCACGTTCGACCTGGACGAGTACGTCTACGCGGCGCTGCGGGCAGGCGCGTCGGGCTTCCTCCTCAAGGACACGCCACCCGAAGAGCTGCTCCGCGCAATCCGCGTGGTCGCCGCCGGGGAGGCACTGCTGGCGCCGACGGTGACCAGCCGCCTGATCGCGACGTTCGTGGACCGACCCGCGAAGCCGACTGCACACCGGAGCCTCGACGGCGTCACTGGCAGGGAACGTCAGGTACTGGAGCTGGTCGCCCGCGGCCTGTCCAACGCCGAGATCGCCGCCGAGCTGCACCTGGTCACCGCCACGGTCAAGACACACGTCAGCCGGCTGCTGGCCAAGCTCCACGCTCGGGAC